Part of the Kineococcus aurantiacus genome, TCCAGCCGCGACAGCGACAGGTCGCGGCCCGGGGACAGGCTGAGCGCGATGTCGCGGCCCGAGCGCCGGATCGCCTCGGCGAAGGCCTCGATCTCCCTCGCCTGGTAGGGCCAGAGCATGTCGTCGACCTTGAGGAAGTCCACGCCCCAGGAGGCGTACAGCTCCAGGACGGAGTCGTAGTACGCCTGCGCCCCGGGGTGGGTGTGGTCGAGGCCGAACATGTCGGGGTTCCACTCGCACACGTTGCCGCGGTCGACGAAGGGGGTGTCCTCGTCGACGGCGAGCCGCGGGATCCCGCGCATGACGTGGATCCCGAACCTCAGCCCGAGGGCGTGGACCTGCTCGGCCAGCGGCCCGAACCCCGCGCCGCCCGCCGAGCTCGGGAAGCGGCCGGGGTCGGGGACGAGCCGGCCGCGGTCGTCCAGGCACAGCGGGGCGCCGGCGTTGTACCCGTGCGGCTTCGCCGTCGGGTCGGACCAGTCGATGTCGACGACGACGGTGTCCCAGCCGAACGGCAGGAGGTGCTCGGCGAGGAACCGGGCGTTGGCGAGCACCTCCTCCTCGGTCACGGTCGTGCCGTAGCAGTCCCAGGAGTTCCAGCCCATCGGCGGCCGGCTCATGCGCGCAGGTCCTCCGGGAGGCGCTCGGCGTGGGCGGCGAACAGCTCCTCGGTCATGGCCCGGGCCTGCTCCAGCGTCAGCAGCGCGGCCGTCAGCGGGTCGAGGGCCACCGCGTGGAAGACGTTCTCCCGGTTCCCCGTCAGCGCCGCGCGGACGGCGAGGGTCTGGACGTTGACGTTGGTGCGGTTCAGCGCCGCCAGCTGCGGGGGCAGTTCCCCGACGGCCGTGGGCTGCACGCCGTTCCGGTCGACGAGGCAGGGCACCTCGACGCACGCGTCGGCGGGCAGGTTGGGGATCAGGCCCGTGTTCGGCACGTTGCCGTAGACGACGCTGGGCACCCCGGTGACGACGGAGTTGACGATGGACGCGCCGTACTCGACGGACGGCTTCAGCTCGGCCTTCAGCTTGTCGAGCTGGGTGTCGAGGTCGCCCTGGTCGTCGTGGCCCGCGCAGATCTCGTAGTAGTCCCAGCGCTCGGGGATGTAGTGCTGGACCATCTCCGGGTTCTTGCGGAAGTACGGCAGGTACTCCGAGGCGTGGTGGCTGGACTCGGTCTCGAAGTAGCCGAAGGCGTTCATGAGGGTGGTGCGGACCTGCTCGTTGCCGCCCTCGTAGGTGCTGGCGGCGGGAGCGGCCCCGCTGTGGTCGCCGTCGTCACCGGCGAGCTCGGCGGCGCCGCGGCCCACGACGTGCTTGGCGTTCATCACCTCGCGCAGCCGCGGGTACAGGTCCTCGGTGCCGCGGCGGAACTTCAGGATCCAGGCCTGGTGGTTGATCCCGGCGCAGAGGTAGTCGACCTCCTCGTAGGGGACGTCGAGGGTGCGGGCCAGCATGCGGGTGGTGCCCTGGACGCTGTGGCACAACCCGACGGTCCTCAACCCCTTGGCGTTGAGGAACGCCGTGGCCATGGCCATCGGGTTGGCGTAGTTGATGAACACCGCGTCCGGGCACACCTCGAGGGCGTCGGCGGCGATGGCCTCGTACGCGGGGACCGAGCGCAGGAACCGGAACACCCCGCCGGGGCCGAGCGTGTCGCCGACGGTCTGGTCGACGCCGTACCGGCGCGGGATGAGGACGTCGTCCTCGTACGCCTCCACCCCGCCGACCTGGAAGGTGATGACGACGAAGTCGGCGCCGTCGAGGGCCGCGCGGCGGTCGGTCGTCTCCTCGACCTGCGCGCCGAAGCCGTGGTGGGCGACGAGCTTGCGGGCCGCGTCGGCGACGGGGCCGAGCTTGTCGGGACGGACGTCCATGAGGCACAGCCGGGCTGAGCGCAGGGCCGGGAAGCTGAGGATGTCGCCGATGAGGCGGAACGGGAAGACGAAACCACCGGCGCCGATGATGGTGATCTTGGGGCTGCGCGTCATGCGGCCACGCTAGGTGCGCGCGCGGCCCCCGGTCCTCCGGCGAACCCCGTGGACCTTCCAGGATCCTCAGGTACGCTCGGCCGCGTGGACGTCGTCGCCCCCGCGCTCTGGGTCCACCGCGGTGCGGTCCCGCCGATGCGGGAGTTCCACCGCCACGACGACCTGGAGATCAACGTCGCGGTCCGGGGGACCCTGGACTACCTCTTCGGCGGCGAGCGGGTCACGGTGCCGCAGGGGCACACGGCGATGTTCTGGGCCGCCGCCCCGCACCGGTTGCTCCCCACGGCGGACGCGCCGGACAGCGACACCTGCTGGATCCACGTCCCGCTGACGGCCGTGCTGCGCTGGTCGCTGCCGGAGGGTTTCTCGGCGCGGGTCCTGTCGCAGGACACGGTGGTCGTCCCGACGCGGGCGCTCGGCGAGCACGTCGAGGCCCAGTTCGCCACGTGGGAGCGCGACGTGGCGGCCGGGGTGGGGACCGAGACGGTGCTGCTGGAGGCGAACGCCCTGGTCCTGAGGATCCTGGCACACGAGGGGTCGTCCCCCGCCCCCGGGCGGCGGACCGACCCGCGTCCCGTCGCGCTGATGGCCCGCTTCACCGCGGAGAACTTCCGCGAGCCCATCTCCCCGGCGGACATCGCCCGGTCGGTGAACCTCAACCCGAACTACGCCACGACGCTGTTCCGCCGCGCCACCGGCGCCACGCTGGGTGAGCAGCTCCTGCGCCACCGCCTCGCGGAGGCCCAGCGGCTGCTGCTCACCACGTCGATGACGACGGCCGCCGTCGCGCACGCCGCGGGGTTCGGGTCGGGCAGCAGCCTGTACGCCCACTTCTCACGGGCCTGCGGCTGCTCCCCCGGCGCCTACCGCGCCACCCGGACCCTCACCCCGCGGGGCACGCCACCTCAGCCCAGCGCCTCGAACAGGAAGCTGAAGCTCGCCGGCGCGGCCTCCAGCCGGTAGGCCGGCAGCGCACCCGGCCCGCAGGAGCCGCTGCCGATGCCCTGCTGGGCGTGGTCGAGGTGCAGCCAGACCCGTCCCTCGTCGTCCAGCGCGGAGGTGTGCGTGGCGGCGTCGAGCGTCTCGGTGCTCCAGGGCCGCACGGTGACCCCGAACGGTTCCGCCGAGCTGACGCGCAGCCCCCGCCCCGCGGCGGAGGTGAGCTCGGCCCAGCGGACGTCGGCGCGCTGGCCGTTCTCCTGCGGGCGCACGTACGGCGTCTGCAGC contains:
- a CDS encoding helix-turn-helix domain-containing protein, giving the protein MDVVAPALWVHRGAVPPMREFHRHDDLEINVAVRGTLDYLFGGERVTVPQGHTAMFWAAAPHRLLPTADAPDSDTCWIHVPLTAVLRWSLPEGFSARVLSQDTVVVPTRALGEHVEAQFATWERDVAAGVGTETVLLEANALVLRILAHEGSSPAPGRRTDPRPVALMARFTAENFREPISPADIARSVNLNPNYATTLFRRATGATLGEQLLRHRLAEAQRLLLTTSMTTAAVAHAAGFGSGSSLYAHFSRACGCSPGAYRATRTLTPRGTPPQPSASNRKLKLAGAASSR
- a CDS encoding alpha-glucosidase/alpha-galactosidase is translated as MTRSPKITIIGAGGFVFPFRLIGDILSFPALRSARLCLMDVRPDKLGPVADAARKLVAHHGFGAQVEETTDRRAALDGADFVVITFQVGGVEAYEDDVLIPRRYGVDQTVGDTLGPGGVFRFLRSVPAYEAIAADALEVCPDAVFINYANPMAMATAFLNAKGLRTVGLCHSVQGTTRMLARTLDVPYEEVDYLCAGINHQAWILKFRRGTEDLYPRLREVMNAKHVVGRGAAELAGDDGDHSGAAPAASTYEGGNEQVRTTLMNAFGYFETESSHHASEYLPYFRKNPEMVQHYIPERWDYYEICAGHDDQGDLDTQLDKLKAELKPSVEYGASIVNSVVTGVPSVVYGNVPNTGLIPNLPADACVEVPCLVDRNGVQPTAVGELPPQLAALNRTNVNVQTLAVRAALTGNRENVFHAVALDPLTAALLTLEQARAMTEELFAAHAERLPEDLRA